A DNA window from Patescibacteria group bacterium contains the following coding sequences:
- a CDS encoding YifB family Mg chelatase-like AAA ATPase produces the protein MPSKVYSGALIGIECERVEVECDAGSGQFCFIIVGLPDMAVQESRERIRAALKNSGLPFPRGRVTVNLAPADVRKEGPAYDLPIALSILCADGEIVASFSDQGRVFAETSLFAGELSLDGDVRPVRGILPLALLAKQLGIDTLFVAEENADEASLTECLSVYGIRSLRELIEFFQGKRELACHQRSDEVHKESEKEHIDFSHIRGQEHAKRALEIAAAGAHNILFSGPPGSGKTLLARSLQSILPQLTLNESLEVTAIHSAAGLLSRQQPFVNSRPFRSPHHTASTASLVGGGSIPRPGEMSLAHRGVLFMDEFPEFSRSSLEALRQPLEDGHVTVSRSSGTVRFPAQCMLVAAQNPCPCGNYGKETTQCTCTASAIAHYQKKVSGPLMDRIDLFVDVPRVSYDHLSASSYSEQSSVVRERVAQARSIQKQRFASNTYTTNAEMRSIDIDRWCTLENDARNLLGKAVGQLSLSARSYYRILKIARTIADLEGSSCVALSHVAESLQYRHKPLI, from the coding sequence ATGCCGTCGAAAGTATACTCAGGTGCTCTCATAGGCATTGAATGTGAGCGCGTAGAAGTGGAGTGCGATGCCGGCAGCGGGCAGTTTTGTTTTATTATTGTCGGATTGCCGGACATGGCGGTACAGGAGTCTCGTGAGAGGATTCGCGCTGCTCTCAAAAATTCCGGACTGCCGTTTCCGCGAGGGAGGGTGACTGTCAATCTTGCTCCGGCAGATGTTCGAAAAGAAGGCCCAGCTTATGATCTGCCTATTGCCTTGAGTATTCTCTGTGCAGATGGGGAGATAGTAGCGTCATTTTCAGATCAAGGAAGGGTATTTGCCGAAACAAGCCTCTTTGCAGGAGAGTTGTCGCTTGATGGAGATGTGCGGCCCGTGAGAGGTATACTGCCGTTGGCACTATTAGCAAAGCAGCTTGGTATTGATACGTTATTTGTAGCGGAGGAAAATGCAGATGAAGCATCGTTAACAGAATGTTTGAGTGTTTATGGCATACGTTCATTGCGAGAACTTATTGAATTTTTTCAGGGAAAGCGCGAGCTTGCATGCCATCAGCGCAGCGATGAAGTACATAAAGAATCAGAAAAAGAGCACATTGATTTTTCGCATATTCGCGGTCAGGAACATGCGAAGCGCGCACTTGAGATAGCCGCTGCCGGAGCACATAACATACTCTTTTCAGGCCCACCAGGCTCCGGAAAGACACTTCTTGCGCGTTCACTGCAATCAATACTGCCCCAACTTACCCTTAATGAGTCGCTTGAAGTAACTGCAATCCACAGTGCTGCAGGGCTTCTATCGCGCCAACAGCCGTTTGTAAATAGTCGCCCATTCCGCAGTCCGCACCATACGGCATCAACAGCAAGCCTGGTCGGTGGCGGAAGTATTCCTCGCCCCGGTGAGATGAGCTTGGCGCATCGAGGAGTATTGTTTATGGATGAGTTTCCGGAATTTTCCAGAAGCAGCCTTGAAGCGCTGCGTCAACCGCTTGAGGATGGACACGTCACGGTGAGCCGCTCATCGGGGACGGTGCGGTTTCCTGCACAGTGCATGCTTGTGGCGGCACAGAACCCCTGTCCCTGCGGAAATTATGGAAAAGAAACAACACAATGCACATGTACGGCATCGGCAATTGCGCATTATCAGAAAAAAGTTTCCGGTCCTCTTATGGATCGCATTGATTTATTTGTGGATGTGCCGCGTGTATCGTATGACCATCTTTCTGCTTCTTCGTATTCTGAGCAATCGTCTGTCGTTCGAGAACGCGTGGCTCAAGCGCGCAGCATTCAGAAGCAGCGCTTTGCATCTAACACCTACACCACAAATGCAGAAATGCGCTCTATTGATATCGATCGATGGTGCACTCTTGAAAACGATGCACGAAATCTGCTCGGAAAAGCCGTAGGGCAGCTATCGTTATCTGCGAGAAGTTATTATAGGATTTTAAAAATTGCACGGACTATCGCTGATCTTGAAGGTTCTTCATGTGTGGCGCTTTCGCATGTTGCAGAAAGCCTGCAGTATAGGCACAAACCTCTTATCTAA
- a CDS encoding peptidoglycan DD-metalloendopeptidase family protein, with product MKSFKHILVDLFIVCAKFFVVIKRIAVALIGGIFKLCYITLKLLLKWPVFFAYKAFVHFRYRMGLSGIHIKNPFLYVCSSKTVLSLILAGAGILVTFFNITLDTTEASNLAPDNLLVYYVFPTDESAIEDSAPSLSSAGEYVPLSGLRVPSTPLPQPPSTSFTPPGGIALNSGALIKPTLPSSQEGAQSINALRTYTIQPGDTASSIAARFNLSLNSILWANNLNATSRLTVGQKLTILPVDGVLHRVKRGDTIGRIATLYNADMDQVLAFNNLPPNGAISVDDALIIPNGIMKTVLPSGRRNTTLIGRLQNILKPPSVKAIPERIGRVLRFLWPTSASRITQYFSWRHSGVDIAGPPSNKIYAAAQGVVIISGWQSGYGRTVLIDHGNGYRTRYGHASKLFVSAGERVERGDVIAMVGSTGRSTGPHLHFEILRNGSRVNPLIHIR from the coding sequence ATGAAATCATTCAAGCACATTCTTGTCGACCTCTTTATTGTGTGCGCAAAATTCTTTGTTGTTATAAAGCGAATAGCCGTTGCGCTTATTGGCGGCATTTTCAAACTTTGTTATATCACATTAAAGCTGCTTCTGAAATGGCCGGTATTTTTTGCCTACAAAGCATTTGTCCATTTTCGCTACCGTATGGGATTGAGCGGCATTCATATCAAAAATCCCTTCCTCTACGTGTGTTCATCAAAAACCGTTCTATCTCTCATACTCGCCGGCGCAGGAATTCTTGTGACCTTTTTTAATATTACACTCGATACCACTGAAGCATCCAATCTCGCACCGGATAATCTGTTGGTCTACTACGTTTTTCCTACGGATGAATCCGCAATCGAAGATAGCGCCCCCTCTCTATCAAGCGCAGGGGAATACGTTCCTCTTTCCGGACTTCGTGTTCCAAGCACCCCTCTCCCACAACCGCCCTCTACATCATTTACTCCGCCGGGAGGGATCGCATTAAATTCCGGAGCGCTCATCAAACCAACGCTTCCATCGTCGCAGGAAGGCGCCCAATCGATCAATGCACTCCGAACCTATACCATTCAACCGGGAGATACGGCAAGCTCTATTGCGGCGCGTTTTAATCTCTCGCTCAATTCCATCCTGTGGGCAAACAACCTCAATGCAACATCCCGTCTTACGGTTGGGCAGAAACTTACAATCCTTCCTGTTGATGGAGTATTGCATCGAGTAAAACGCGGCGATACCATCGGACGCATTGCAACACTCTACAATGCTGACATGGACCAGGTTCTCGCATTTAACAATCTCCCGCCAAACGGCGCAATTTCAGTGGATGATGCGTTGATTATCCCAAACGGAATTATGAAAACAGTACTGCCGTCAGGAAGAAGGAATACAACACTTATCGGAAGACTGCAAAATATTCTCAAACCACCGAGCGTCAAAGCGATTCCTGAGCGTATCGGAAGGGTTCTTCGATTCTTATGGCCTACAAGTGCAAGTCGCATTACTCAGTATTTCAGCTGGCGCCACTCCGGCGTTGATATCGCAGGACCTCCTTCAAATAAAATCTATGCTGCTGCACAGGGTGTAGTCATCATTTCCGGTTGGCAGAGCGGCTACGGGCGAACGGTACTCATCGACCATGGCAACGGGTACCGCACACGTTACGGGCATGCAAGCAAGCTCTTTGTCAGCGCGGGCGAACGCGTAGAACGAGGCGATGTTATTGCAATGGTAGGAAGTACCGGGCGCTCTACGGGGCCCCACCTTCACTTTGAAATATTGCGAAATGGCTCACGTGTTAATCCGCTCATTCACATTAGATAA
- a CDS encoding TraR/DksA C4-type zinc finger protein — MALQQPFLDKQQEKLLSDKQKIEQDLARFTVRDGDSFKVIWNEKGAGDEDNADESRDYADALALQGTLSSELNDINTALSHIKDGTYGRCSACGTDIAEARLEARPMATLCITCQEKSGR; from the coding sequence ATGGCACTTCAACAACCATTTTTAGATAAACAGCAAGAAAAGCTTCTTTCTGATAAGCAAAAGATAGAGCAGGATTTGGCGCGCTTCACTGTGCGCGATGGGGATTCGTTCAAAGTAATCTGGAACGAAAAGGGAGCCGGCGATGAAGATAATGCTGATGAATCCCGTGATTATGCCGATGCGCTTGCACTTCAGGGTACACTGAGTTCTGAGCTTAATGATATCAACACTGCGCTAAGCCATATTAAAGACGGAACCTATGGCCGCTGTAGCGCATGCGGCACGGATATTGCTGAAGCCCGCCTGGAAGCCCGCCCAATGGCAACGCTGTGCATTACCTGCCAGGAAAAATCAGGGCGCTAA
- a CDS encoding M48 family metallopeptidase, whose product MEHSAQIQQPINASKFRKKKESIYFILVLLVSLVVWASALWGLYYGMVALTAKPSADDANLCYGKPLEGDSVFIIPDTYKQSYLDDGESCIDPLTLDPKQREVALKEYREEFEKGQEGEVGLSVAFFILFGFLLFGFLMHLYILAFVRMTAVRVGPDQFASVWESAQRLAARLGMKKVPDIFILNGEGMLNAFATKLISRKIIVLFSDLAEALSEPEHQLQLDAVLAHELGHHALGHTKLYLWLLYPGEFIPFISLSWSREREYSADRVMQALIENPEAYERGLIKLAAGKMFGNLANIDRYVDQIKQERGFMVKWAEYFSSHPFLPKRIRELRRYKEFLNIKKGIG is encoded by the coding sequence ATGGAACACTCTGCTCAAATTCAACAACCCATTAATGCATCGAAGTTCCGAAAGAAAAAAGAATCAATATATTTTATACTTGTTCTCCTTGTATCATTGGTGGTATGGGCAAGTGCTCTGTGGGGCCTGTATTATGGCATGGTAGCGCTTACCGCCAAGCCAAGTGCGGATGATGCAAATCTTTGTTATGGGAAACCATTGGAAGGCGATTCGGTATTTATTATTCCGGATACGTATAAGCAATCATATCTTGATGACGGTGAGTCATGCATTGATCCGTTAACTCTTGATCCCAAACAACGCGAAGTAGCGCTTAAGGAATACCGTGAAGAATTCGAAAAAGGACAAGAAGGGGAAGTTGGTCTTTCTGTGGCGTTTTTCATTCTTTTTGGGTTTTTACTGTTTGGCTTTCTCATGCATCTGTATATCTTAGCGTTTGTTCGTATGACTGCTGTTCGCGTGGGGCCCGATCAGTTTGCCTCCGTGTGGGAGTCTGCGCAACGCCTTGCAGCGCGCCTTGGCATGAAAAAAGTTCCGGACATATTCATACTCAATGGAGAAGGAATGCTCAATGCTTTTGCAACCAAACTGATTAGTAGAAAAATAATCGTTCTTTTTTCTGATCTTGCAGAAGCCCTCAGCGAACCTGAACATCAGCTTCAACTGGATGCCGTACTTGCGCACGAATTGGGGCACCACGCATTGGGACATACCAAGCTTTATTTGTGGCTGCTTTATCCCGGAGAATTTATTCCTTTCATTTCTCTTTCGTGGTCGCGAGAGCGCGAATACTCTGCCGATCGAGTGATGCAGGCGCTTATCGAAAATCCAGAAGCGTATGAACGCGGGCTTATTAAGCTTGCAGCGGGTAAGATGTTTGGCAACCTAGCGAATATTGATCGGTATGTTGATCAAATCAAACAGGAACGCGGTTTCATGGTGAAATGGGCGGAATATTTTTCTAGCCATCCATTTTTGCCGAAGAGGATCCGTGAACTTCGGCGATATAAAGAATTTCTTAACATCAAAAAAGGGATCGGATAA
- a CDS encoding signal peptidase II produces MRQLMLAFALLVLVFDRVLKQWALLSPHASTVTINPRYFFWIEIGYPFSHWVAVVFFLAACAAVLAIWRRLDCEQRKNASAAIILFLGGSASNVIDRTFYGGAIDLIPLFSLSLINIADAAIVVGAAILISMLCRRKYTQVLS; encoded by the coding sequence ATGCGCCAGTTGATGCTTGCTTTTGCTCTGCTTGTTTTGGTTTTTGATAGAGTTCTCAAGCAATGGGCACTTTTGTCTCCCCATGCAAGCACAGTGACTATTAACCCCCGGTATTTTTTTTGGATCGAAATCGGATACCCTTTTTCACATTGGGTAGCTGTTGTTTTTTTTCTTGCAGCTTGTGCCGCTGTTCTTGCTATATGGCGGAGACTTGATTGCGAACAGAGAAAAAATGCCAGCGCGGCAATCATTCTTTTTTTGGGTGGAAGCGCAAGTAATGTGATTGACCGCACTTTCTATGGCGGTGCAATTGACCTCATTCCCTTGTTTTCGTTATCACTTATTAATATTGCAGATGCAGCTATTGTTGTGGGTGCTGCGATCCTTATTTCCATGCTATGCCGTCGAAAGTATACTCAGGTGCTCTCATAG
- a CDS encoding sigma-70 family RNA polymerase sigma factor: MEESTSYFDNIEFEEERQRLWRLYHQYPRPSDHNYRITLIRKIAVLHGGYAKLPKLSEQQKTILEMYYEWNVSNASIGMRIGVREKIIHQEHDVALQLLEHYNNASVPENRIIPIRAPRVSSLRQSPVGYTSFAMPTSINDFWERYDSETNWRRKREMMRAYLAAFPPEDTFFIEREHMAVQELVVEGKDVSSVMHAEGVSRQTIHNHFNGALDKLRIRDGVAPLHQKKGAEKKRKASLIPSVRKPIRKKSELRGEEMLVAYLADPMNKKLRDQLVLEWVPLIHFVIKRKVYVNLAHFEYDDYVSMGMAGLLKAVDSYDPARGTFKTHAINQITYAIQNGTKSELGVHNAYVRAMAIANEVKEIEKQEEVGALDTKMSERKSKLQRQLESIMLVIKVDSLDRPLGDKHDGIQLSLDRRITYAEAVREDSATEMYLDRLAEYICILSQREQDVLYYTLYEGVTPTMIGRKYGITKKVVECMIDDAVEKLRRAFFQSDESHDDIRKASIAGYDPDSEVFQSAFALLSYKQREALRLREEEGFTLEVAGKRLGVTRERIRQLEASARQQLKEFMKKS; encoded by the coding sequence ATGGAAGAGAGTACATCGTACTTTGATAATATTGAATTTGAAGAAGAACGCCAGCGATTATGGAGATTGTATCATCAGTATCCACGGCCATCAGATCATAATTATCGCATTACCCTGATACGGAAAATCGCCGTGCTTCATGGCGGGTATGCAAAGCTGCCAAAGCTTTCCGAACAACAAAAAACAATTCTCGAAATGTACTATGAGTGGAATGTAAGCAATGCAAGTATCGGGATGAGAATCGGCGTACGGGAAAAGATTATTCATCAAGAACATGATGTCGCATTGCAACTCCTTGAGCACTATAACAATGCGTCTGTGCCGGAAAATCGCATAATTCCCATTCGCGCGCCAAGAGTATCTTCTTTGAGGCAGTCACCGGTAGGATACACATCATTTGCCATGCCTACTTCAATCAATGATTTTTGGGAAAGGTATGATAGTGAAACAAACTGGCGGCGTAAACGAGAAATGATGCGGGCCTATCTTGCGGCATTTCCTCCCGAGGACACATTCTTTATCGAGAGGGAACATATGGCGGTGCAGGAGCTTGTTGTGGAAGGGAAGGATGTATCGAGTGTGATGCACGCAGAGGGTGTCAGCAGGCAAACAATCCACAACCACTTCAATGGAGCGCTTGATAAGCTTCGCATTCGCGACGGTGTCGCACCACTTCATCAGAAAAAAGGTGCAGAAAAAAAACGAAAAGCATCTCTAATCCCATCAGTCAGAAAGCCTATAAGAAAAAAATCTGAACTAAGGGGTGAAGAAATGCTTGTGGCGTACTTGGCAGACCCGATGAATAAAAAACTTCGAGATCAACTTGTCTTGGAGTGGGTGCCCCTCATACATTTTGTCATTAAACGTAAAGTGTATGTTAATCTTGCACATTTTGAATATGACGATTACGTGAGCATGGGAATGGCGGGACTTCTTAAAGCTGTCGATTCATACGATCCTGCGAGAGGAACGTTCAAAACGCACGCTATAAACCAGATTACCTATGCCATTCAAAATGGTACAAAGAGCGAGCTGGGCGTTCATAACGCTTATGTGCGCGCCATGGCAATTGCCAATGAAGTGAAAGAGATAGAAAAACAGGAAGAGGTAGGAGCTCTTGATACAAAAATGAGCGAGAGAAAGTCGAAACTTCAACGCCAACTTGAGAGTATCATGTTGGTTATTAAGGTGGATTCACTGGACCGTCCACTAGGGGACAAGCATGACGGAATCCAGCTTTCACTCGATCGGCGCATTACCTATGCAGAAGCTGTCCGTGAAGATTCGGCAACAGAGATGTATCTTGATAGACTAGCGGAATACATTTGTATTCTTTCCCAGAGGGAACAGGATGTTCTGTATTACACGCTCTATGAGGGTGTGACCCCCACAATGATCGGCAGAAAGTATGGAATAACAAAAAAAGTGGTGGAATGTATGATTGATGACGCTGTGGAGAAACTGAGAAGAGCCTTCTTTCAATCTGACGAATCCCATGATGATATACGCAAGGCGTCAATCGCAGGATACGATCCTGATAGTGAAGTCTTTCAATCAGCTTTTGCATTACTATCCTATAAACAGAGAGAGGCGCTTCGACTCCGAGAAGAAGAGGGCTTTACCCTTGAAGTAGCCGGAAAGCGACTCGGCGTGACTCGGGAACGCATACGGCAGCTAGAAGCAAGTGCCCGACAACAACTTAAAGAATTCATGAAAAAATCTTAA
- the groL gene encoding chaperonin GroEL (60 kDa chaperone family; promotes refolding of misfolded polypeptides especially under stressful conditions; forms two stacked rings of heptamers to form a barrel-shaped 14mer; ends can be capped by GroES; misfolded proteins enter the barrel where they are refolded when GroES binds), which translates to MAKQILFDEKARAALKRGVDKLADAVKVTLGPKGRNVVFDRGYGSPVITNDGVTIAKEISLEDKFEHIGAELVKEVATKTNDVAGDGTTTATLLAQIMISEGMRNVAAGANPMAIRHGIEKGVNAVVAELKQAISKPVKGDEEIKQVASISANDPEIGAIIAETMKEVGSDGVITVEESQVFGVQKEVVEGMQFDKGYVSPYMITDSDRMESIHNDTYILVTDKKISSIHDLLPLLEKIATTGRKDIVIIAEDLEGDALATLVVNKIRGTFNALAVKAPGFGDRRKEMLKDIAILTGATVISEEVGLKLDNATLEHLGRARKVVSTKEHTTIVEGKGDQEAIKARVSQIRKEIEKTESDFDKEKLQERLAKLSGGVAVLKVGAATETEMKERKYRIEDALSATKAAIEEGIVPGGGVALVRCVKALDGLSVEGEEKIGVDILRRALEEPIRQIAHNAGKDGSIISAEVKKLTGSMGYNAATDTFEDLVASGIIDPTKVTRSALQNAASIASMLLTTEVVIADIPEKKDKGGMPGGGMGDMGGMGGYDY; encoded by the coding sequence ATGGCAAAACAAATACTGTTTGACGAAAAGGCCCGCGCAGCACTGAAGCGCGGCGTTGATAAGCTCGCCGATGCCGTTAAAGTTACCCTTGGCCCTAAGGGGCGCAATGTGGTGTTTGACCGCGGTTACGGATCGCCGGTTATCACAAACGACGGCGTGACAATTGCGAAAGAAATCAGCCTCGAAGACAAATTCGAACATATTGGCGCAGAATTGGTAAAAGAAGTCGCAACAAAAACCAATGATGTCGCAGGAGATGGTACCACAACCGCGACATTACTTGCGCAGATCATGATCAGCGAAGGCATGCGCAATGTTGCAGCAGGCGCAAATCCTATGGCGATTCGCCATGGCATTGAAAAAGGCGTCAATGCAGTTGTCGCAGAATTGAAACAAGCAATTTCAAAGCCTGTTAAAGGGGATGAAGAAATCAAGCAAGTTGCATCTATTTCGGCAAATGATCCGGAGATCGGAGCAATCATTGCCGAAACCATGAAAGAAGTCGGTTCTGACGGCGTCATTACCGTCGAAGAGTCGCAGGTGTTTGGCGTACAAAAAGAAGTTGTTGAAGGTATGCAGTTTGATAAGGGCTATGTTTCTCCGTACATGATTACCGATTCTGACCGCATGGAGTCCATTCATAACGATACCTACATTCTTGTTACCGATAAGAAAATTTCTTCTATCCATGATCTCCTGCCGCTCTTGGAAAAAATTGCCACAACGGGTCGCAAGGATATTGTTATCATTGCCGAAGACCTTGAAGGCGATGCGCTCGCAACACTTGTTGTTAATAAAATTCGAGGAACATTCAATGCATTAGCGGTTAAAGCTCCAGGTTTTGGTGATCGCCGAAAAGAGATGCTGAAAGATATTGCCATTTTGACCGGCGCAACCGTGATTTCGGAAGAGGTTGGTTTGAAACTTGACAATGCAACACTTGAGCACTTGGGACGAGCCCGCAAAGTTGTTTCAACCAAAGAACATACAACTATTGTCGAAGGTAAGGGCGATCAGGAAGCCATTAAGGCACGCGTAAGCCAGATCCGCAAAGAAATTGAGAAGACTGAATCTGATTTTGATAAAGAAAAACTTCAAGAACGCCTTGCAAAACTGTCTGGCGGCGTTGCGGTGTTGAAAGTCGGTGCAGCAACTGAAACGGAAATGAAGGAGCGGAAATACCGTATTGAAGATGCGCTCTCCGCAACAAAAGCAGCTATTGAAGAAGGCATTGTTCCCGGCGGTGGCGTTGCGCTCGTGCGATGCGTCAAAGCGCTGGACGGGTTATCGGTCGAAGGCGAGGAAAAGATCGGTGTTGATATCCTGCGCCGCGCACTCGAGGAACCGATTCGCCAGATTGCGCATAATGCCGGCAAAGATGGAAGTATCATTTCCGCTGAAGTCAAAAAACTTACCGGTTCGATGGGGTATAATGCTGCAACCGACACATTTGAGGATTTGGTTGCAAGCGGCATTATCGATCCAACCAAGGTAACTCGTTCTGCGTTGCAGAATGCTGCATCAATCGCTTCCATGCTCCTCACAACAGAAGTGGTTATTGCAGATATTCCAGAAAAGAAAGACAAGGGTGGTATGCCCGGAGGAGGTATGGGTGATATGGGTGGCATGGGCGGATACGATTACTAA
- a CDS encoding co-chaperone GroES, with the protein MQLKPLGDHIIVEPLSSQEMTKSGIILPETAKEKPERGTVIAVGPGKILDNGQRAPMDVQVGNVIVFKRYSPDEFKFENKEYLILSQSDVLAIVA; encoded by the coding sequence ATGCAGCTCAAACCACTCGGCGACCATATCATAGTCGAACCACTCTCATCCCAGGAGATGACCAAATCAGGTATTATTCTGCCGGAAACCGCAAAAGAAAAACCGGAACGAGGAACTGTTATTGCAGTCGGACCCGGAAAGATTTTGGATAATGGACAGCGTGCGCCTATGGACGTGCAAGTAGGCAATGTTATCGTGTTCAAACGATACAGCCCCGATGAATTTAAATTCGAAAATAAAGAATATCTTATTCTCTCTCAATCAGATGTGTTGGCAATTGTCGCCTAA
- a CDS encoding O-antigen ligase family protein: MIILDRIIVTFLAALLFLLPWQTAYIVDSVRNSTQYGVVSFTLLDGVVALLCIVFVIRTAMGRVYKTSAWRKTSILSAMLLVLFALLSTRWSSEPLIAFLGSVRLGEALIVCGLLIYYRAHSTMFMASLMVSATLQSGIALWQFFLQVSPASSWLGMSYHSGQQLGDAVVEVFDQRWFRAYGSMPHPNILAAFVSCALFAASSLVNRIPTKRIFFIFLAGWIICNAGLFFTFSREVWLGTLVGMVVLFVVRRPRSVLSHRITLPMMLGLTTVVIWISLSVAYWEPLSARLGVGGWQRLEQKSINERLASFNDGFSLIKQSPLLGVGMHQSTFALKERSYPQPPHNIFLLVASEIGTIGLALFLALMCSVIVCVRRAQNTRMPIFLGAFCMIGIAGLFDHFFWSVQSGMFLWWIPFAFWHVDDTLEAEP; the protein is encoded by the coding sequence ATGATCATTCTCGATCGCATAATCGTTACGTTCTTAGCAGCACTTCTTTTTCTTCTTCCATGGCAGACAGCATATATTGTAGATAGTGTTCGCAATTCAACGCAGTACGGCGTTGTTTCTTTTACGCTTTTAGACGGTGTTGTTGCGCTTCTCTGTATAGTGTTTGTCATTCGCACGGCAATGGGGAGAGTATATAAAACGAGTGCATGGAGAAAGACATCCATCCTTTCTGCTATGCTACTTGTGCTATTTGCACTACTTTCTACACGTTGGTCATCCGAACCTCTTATAGCATTCTTGGGATCGGTTCGTTTGGGAGAAGCGCTTATTGTGTGTGGACTTCTTATATATTACCGTGCACATTCCACGATGTTTATGGCGTCTCTTATGGTATCGGCAACACTGCAATCGGGTATTGCCCTTTGGCAATTTTTCCTTCAGGTAAGCCCTGCTTCATCCTGGCTAGGTATGTCATACCATTCCGGGCAGCAGCTTGGGGATGCGGTGGTAGAAGTATTCGACCAGCGGTGGTTTCGCGCATATGGCAGTATGCCGCATCCGAATATATTGGCAGCATTTGTATCATGTGCTTTGTTTGCAGCAAGCTCATTGGTTAATCGCATCCCAACAAAACGAATTTTTTTTATTTTTTTGGCAGGGTGGATTATTTGTAATGCCGGACTTTTTTTCACATTTTCACGGGAAGTATGGCTTGGAACACTCGTGGGAATGGTGGTGTTATTTGTAGTGAGAAGGCCGCGTTCCGTATTGTCTCATAGGATCACGCTGCCGATGATGCTTGGGCTTACAACAGTCGTCATATGGATAAGTTTGTCAGTGGCATATTGGGAGCCGCTTTCAGCTCGATTGGGAGTAGGGGGCTGGCAGCGTTTGGAACAAAAATCTATCAATGAACGACTAGCATCGTTCAATGATGGATTCTCGCTTATAAAACAGTCACCGCTCCTTGGAGTCGGCATGCACCAATCCACTTTTGCGCTTAAAGAGCGTTCCTACCCCCAGCCGCCCCATAATATATTCTTACTTGTTGCATCGGAAATCGGAACCATCGGTTTGGCGCTATTCCTTGCCTTGATGTGCAGCGTGATAGTGTGTGTGCGAAGGGCCCAGAATACGCGAATGCCGATATTCCTTGGCGCGTTCTGTATGATTGGCATAGCCGGTTTGTTTGACCATTTTTTTTGGAGCGTACAATCGGGAATGTTTTTGTGGTGGATACCATTTGCCTTTTGGCACGTTGATGATACGCTAGAAGCAGAGCCTTAA
- a CDS encoding zinc metalloprotease HtpX, translating into MRTLIYLGLLTGLFLGIGYLFGGEQGLSLALIIALVINMGSYWFSDKIVLALYRAKEMNMAEYPAVYRIIGSLTQQAGLPMPKVYKIDMPTPNAFATGRDPGHACIGITTGILSLLTEDELRGVLAHELSHIKNNDILVCTMAATLAGAISYLVHMIGFGLGRDEEGRGNPLVFLLLIIVTPLLAMLIQMAVSRTREYGADASGAHLLGHGHSLASALRKLGVASQMHPIQPTGAQQATASLFIVNPFKPSFLINLFSTHPPMEERIRRLEQM; encoded by the coding sequence ATGCGAACACTCATCTACTTAGGTCTTCTAACCGGGTTGTTCTTGGGAATTGGCTATTTGTTTGGAGGTGAACAGGGGCTTTCCCTAGCGCTTATTATTGCGCTGGTTATAAACATGGGGAGCTATTGGTTTTCGGATAAGATCGTCTTAGCTCTCTACAGAGCCAAAGAAATGAATATGGCAGAGTATCCTGCTGTATACAGAATTATTGGCAGCCTTACCCAGCAGGCAGGCCTTCCCATGCCAAAAGTCTACAAGATTGATATGCCCACCCCAAATGCCTTTGCGACAGGAAGGGATCCCGGACATGCATGCATCGGCATTACCACGGGTATCCTATCCCTCCTGACAGAGGATGAACTACGAGGCGTTCTTGCTCACGAGCTCTCACATATTAAAAATAATGATATTTTGGTTTGCACCATGGCGGCAACCCTCGCGGGAGCTATTTCCTACCTTGTACATATGATTGGGTTTGGCCTTGGACGGGATGAAGAAGGCCGGGGCAATCCACTGGTATTTCTGCTGCTTATTATTGTTACTCCCCTCCTTGCCATGCTCATTCAAATGGCGGTTTCACGCACGCGTGAATATGGAGCCGATGCAAGCGGAGCACACCTTCTTGGACATGGGCATTCCCTTGCATCCGCATTGCGCAAGCTTGGCGTAGCCTCTCAAATGCATCCGATCCAACCCACCGGTGCCCAGCAGGCAACGGCAAGCCTGTTTATCGTTAACCCCTTCAAACCTTCATTTTTAATCAATCTCTTCTCCACGCACCCCCCCATGGAAGAGCGCATCCGCCGCCTTGAACAGATGTAG